TTGGCGGAAATGGCGGCGCGCACGGCGCCCTCCGCCTGGGCCGAAGCCTGAGCGGCCATGTCGGCGGCGGGACTGGTGACGGGGCTGGCGACGGAACTGGCGGCACCCACGGCGGATTCTGTGGCGTTAAGCAAGCTGCTTCACCCGTTCGATGGGGCTGATGATGTCGGTCAGGCGCACGCCGAACTTTTCGTTGATGACCACGGCCTCGCCGCGCGCCACCAGCTTGCCGTTGACGTACACTTCCAGCGGTTCGCCAGCCAGCTTGTTCAGTTCGACCACCGACCCCTGCCCCAGCTGGAGCAGTTCGTTGATAAGCAGGCGGGTGCGGCCCAGTTCCGCCGAGACGTCCAGCGGAATGTCCAGAATGAAGTCCAGTTCGCGCCGACCGCTGTCGGGCCGGGGCGACTTGGCCTCTTCCGTCAAATCCTTGAACTTGGCCTCGCGCGCGGCAGACGCAAAGAAGCCCTGTTCCTTTTCCTTCTTCAGTTGGGTCTGCTCTTCACTGGCCAGGGCCTTGGCCCATTCCTCGGCCAGGCGGGCGTCGTCCTCGCCGCCCCCGACAGCGGACGAGGCCTTGCCGCCGCCATCCTCGTCGTCTTCCCCTTCCAGGGCGGCAGCCCACTGGGCCGCCAGCAGATCCTGATCGACATCCTTGCCGTCACTCATGGGTATTCCTTTTGCGCGCGCCGCGCCTACTGGATGACCATTTCGGTAATATACACCCGCAGCACCTTGGGGCCGCCCAGAATCTGGTTCAGGCGTTCGGCCACCTCGTTCTTGAGCTGGAGCTTGCTTTCGATGGGGGCAAGGTCCGCGTACGACTTGCTGGACAGCAGCAGGATGACCGCGTCGCGCACCTTGGCCGACTGGCCTTCCAGCTCCTTGACCGTGGCGTCGGAGCCAACCTCCACCTCCATGGTCAGCTTGAGGTAGCGACGGCCCGTGGGGTCAGCCAGGTTCACCAGAAACGTCGGCAACTTGGCAACCTTGGCATTGCGGGCCGGGGCCTCGCCGCCCTTGGCGTCGGCCTTGCCCTCGGCCTTGGCCGGTTCGGGCGCGCCCTCGGCATTCTGCGCGGCGGGCCGCATGACGAACCACCAGTACGCCCCGCCACCGCCGCCGCCACCCAGCAACAACAGCAACAGGATGAGGATGATCCACTTCAGCTTGCCGGACTTCTTCTTTGGGGGTGCGGCTTCTTCCGCCACTGCGCTCGCTCCTTGGGGCAACTGGACATCGCGGGGCTGGGCGGGCTGGGCGGGGCTGGCCGCCCGCCGGGCCGCGCCTTGCGGTTCCTGCTAGTATCCGCCGAGTCTCGGCGTGGTCTTTACCAGAATTTCCACCCGGCGGTTGCGGTCGGGATCGCTGGACCCCGCTGCCGCGTCCGGCTCGCCCGAGGCCTCCGGCACGCCCGGAGCACCGGGAGAGGGAGGCTGCCCGGCCAGAGATGGCCGGTCCGGGCCGTACCCCGCGACGGAAAACCGGGCCGGGTCAAGTTTTCTTTGCACGAAATATTCCAAAACCGTCAACGCACGCCGCCCGGCCAGTTCGTAACCGATGGCGTCACCCGTTACGGTTCCTGCCCCGCCTCCCGTTCCGGCGGCCTGCTCCAGCGCGGACACGCCTTCGGTGTGCGGGTCGCTGTGCCCGGCAATGGCCACGTCGGCGGTGACGTATTCCAGCACTTCGGCCAGCATGCCCAACAGGGGGCGCGATGCCTCGCGCAGCTGCCACTGGCCGGGGGCGAACAGCAGGTCGTCGGTCAGGGCCAGCACCACGCCCTCCGGATGTTCCAGTATCCGCAGGTTCTTGTCCAGTGTACTTCGGTCTATGCCGGGGGGCAACTCGGCGCCGGGGAACAGCAGTTCCTTGATCTCGCGCTGGTGGGCGAACACCTGCGCGGGGCGCGCCAGCAGCGGCTCCAGCAGCCGGATGCGCTCCGGCACCGAGCCGGTGACGCCCGGGGCCTGCTCGCCAGCCTCGCCGAAATGGCTGCCGATGCGCGACAGGGTGACCCGGTTCATGGACGACATGGACAGCAGCAGCACGAAAAAGGTCAGCAGCAGGGTGACCAGGTCGGAGTAGGTCAGCAGCCACGGCTGGCGGGGCTTGTCCTCCGCCGGGGCACGGCGCGGACGGCGCGCGGGTCCGTGCACATGCGGGGGCGCATGGGGAGGGACCGGCGAAGACGCCTGACGGGGAAGGCCGGGGGGGACGGAAGGAATGTCGGCCATCTCAGTTCCCCCCGCCACTCCGGCCGGAGTCCGGGCCGGGGTTCTGGCCGGGATTCTGACCGGAGCCGGGGCCTGAATCCGCTCCGGTTCCCGCGCCGCCGGGCATGGCGAAATCGAACCGGAACCCCTTGTACTGGAAGGTCTCGCGCACGGGTGCACCCTCCTTCAGGGATTCCATGCGGCGCGCCCATTCGGCGTTGCGCCGGTCGAGCACGATGTCCACGCGCCGGTTGGCGCGCCGCCCTTCGGGGGTCAGGTTGTCGAAGCGGGGGCGCGTGTCGCCGTGGGCCTCGATGAGCATGCGACCACGCGGCACGCCAAGGTCGGCCAGCCTGCGGTACACCGCCGTGGCCCGCCCCAGCGAAAGCCGCCACGGCGTGGGCAGGGTTTTTTCGTCGCCGCGCAGCCGGAACAGGATGCCTTCCTCGTCGCGCGCGGGCGAGGCATGCCCTGCCACCAGCACCGGGTGTTCCACCCCGCGCAGCACCGGGGCGATGCGCGCCAGCAGGGCCGCGCCGCGCTCGGTCAGTTCCGTCGCGCCGGTGCGGAACAGCACCTCGTCGTTGATGGAAAAAATCTGGATGTAGCCGTTTTCCTGATAGTTGATGTCGCGCTCGGCATCTTCCCACAGCATGTCGCGCAGGGGGGTCAGGTCGCGGCCACGCGGGGGCGCGTCACCCATGGGGACGATGCCCGGCACGGGCCGCCCGTCCGCCGGTTCGCGCAGGGTGGCGGTGCCCTGCTCCTGCCCGAAGCTGCCCGCCACCGACCCCACGGCCATGACCCTGCGCCGCTCGTCGATGACCGAAATGGCCACCAGCAGCACGAAGAAGGTCAGCAGCAGGGTCATCAGGTCGGAATACGTGATGAGCCACGGCGGCTGGGTGATGCCTGCGGGCTGCGGTTTCCGCCTGTTGCGCGCCATGGTCGGTGCTCCGGGGTGAGGGGCCTAGCTGGTGCGCCGCTCGCGGGGCGGCTGATAGCAGCTCAGCTTTTCCAGGATGATGCGCGGGTTCTCACCCCGGGCAATGGCCAGGATGCCTTCCAGCTGCATTTCCATCAGCTGCACCTCTTCCTTGCTGCGGTGGCGCAGCTTGCCCGCCAGCGGCAGGAAGACCAGGTTGGCCAGCACCACCCCGTAGAAGGTGGTGATGAGCGCCACGGCCATGGCCGGGCCGATGGCCGAGGGGTCGTTCATGGAGCGCAGCATCTGCACCAGGCCGATGAGCGTGCCCACCAGGCCCAGCGCCGGAGCATACGAGGCCAGCGCGTTGAAGATGTCCACCCCCATGGAGTGGCGCGTCTCCAGCGCGGCGATCTCGCTTTCCATGATCTCGCGGATGGCGTCGGGTTCCAGCCCGTCGATGGTCAGCTGCAACCCCTTGCGCAGGAAGGGGTCGTCCAGGTTGCGCACGGCGGGCTCCAGCGACAGCAGGCCTTCTCGCCGGGCGCGGTGGGCGAATTCCATGAACTGGTCGATGACCAGGTCGATGCGGTGCAGCCGGGTGGCGAAGGCCTTGCGGGTGATGGACAGCACGCGCAGGGCCACGGGCAGGGGATAATGCACCAGCGCGGCCCCCAGAGTGCCGCCGAGCACGATGAGCAGGGCCGCCGAATCCACGAAGAACAGCGGGTTGCCGCCCATGGACAGCGCCGTGCCGATGAGCCCGAACGAGATGAGGATGCCCAGTACGGTTGCCAGATCCATGCGGTACCCCTGCTGCGTGCGCGGGCGGTTGGTGCGCGCCCCGTGTGTGGCGGGCGTTTCGGGCGGTTCGGGCCAGCCCGGCGGAAAAGTCCGGACGGATGTGGCCGGCTCACCCCGCAACGATCAAAGGGAGACGGTCGCCGGGCGCTTGCCGGAGTATCGGGGGGACAGGGGGCATGGCCTCCTGCCCGCCGGAGGCGTGCAGAAAAGCGCCCTGCCCGCTCCTTGACCGCCACCCCATATGCCCACCATCCCTGCGACCCTCACTCTTTCCACTATCCCCTGACCGGACGCGGGCCGAAAATATCGGTCCCCACCCGCACGATGGTGGCCCCTTCGGCCACGGCCACTTCCACGTCGTGCGACATGCCCATGGACAGGTGCGGCAGGGGCAGGCCCACACGGGCGGACAGCGCATCGCGCAGTTCGCGCAGCCGGGCAAAGTACGGGCGCGAGGCCTCGCCGTCGTCGAAAATGGGCGGCATGCACATCAGCCCCAGCAGGCGCAGGCGCGGCAGGGCCAGCACGGCGTCCGCCAGGGCGGGCAGGTCGTCCGGGTCCACCCCGGATTTCTGCTCCTCGTCACCGATGTTCACCTGCAACAAAATGTCCTGACTGGGCGCAACGCCCCCGGCCCCCTGCGCGGGCAGGGTGGCCAGGCGCTGGTCCAGCTTGCGGGCCAGGGTTTCCGAATCCACGGTGTGCAGCAGGGCAAAGCGCCCCACCACGTCCTTGGCCTTGTTGCTTTGCAGATGGCCGATGAAATGCCAGCGCGGGGTTGCGCCCCCCGCCGCCATCGTCCCGGCGGCCGCATCCGGACCCATGCCCGTCATATCGGCAACTTCGGCCTGTTTCCGTAGTGCTTCCTGCACATAATTCTCGCCAAAATCACGCTGCCCGGCAGCGGCCAGCGCGGCTACGGACGAGGCGGGGTGATACTTGGACACGGCCACCAGGGTCACCCCGGCGGGGTCGCGCCCGGCGGCGCGGGCGGCGCCGTCCACGCGGGCGCGCACGGCGGCCCAGCGGTCCAGCAGGGCCTGTGCGGCTTCGGGCGGCAGAAAGGCGGAGGCGGCGGCAATATCGTGCGGCATGACAGCATCCCGGATGGCAAAAAGCGTGAGCGCCGCCCGCCGCACGACAAACGGCGGACGGACGGCGCGAAAACCGCTGACGGCGTTCCGGCAGTGCCATGCGGTGGCAGCCTGCCGGTGGTGCGTCGCTATTCGTCGGCCAGACCCAGCGAACGCAGGAAGCCCACGTCCTCTGTCCAACCTTCGCGCACCTTGACCCACAGTTCAAGGTGCACCTTCTTTTCCAGCAGGGTCTGGATATCCACGCGGGCCTTGGTGCCAAGGTCCTTGATGGTGGCCCCGGCCTTGCCGATGACCATGGACTTGTGCGAGGGGCGGCCCACGTAGATCACCGCGTGGATGGTCACAAGGTCGCGCCCTTCCTCTTCATCCCACTTCTCGATTTCCACGGCCACGGAATAGGGCAGTTCCTGGCGCAGGGCCAGAAACAGCTTTTCGCGCACGATTTCCGCCGCCATGAAGCGCACCGGCAGGGTGGAAAGCTGGTCTTCCGGGTACATGGCAGGCGCCACGGGCAGCTTGGACTTCAGCAGCTTGACCAGTTCGGGCAGACCGTCGCGCGTCAGGGCCGAGACGGGGAACACCTCTGCCTTGGGCCACAGCTTCTGCAACTCTATGAACAGGGGCAGCATCTTCGACTTGTCGCGGAACAGGTCCACCTTGTTCACGGCCACGATGACGGGGCGCTCTTCGGCGGCCACGGCGTCCATCAGCGGCTTCACGTCGTTTTCGAGAAAGTCGGGCTTCTTGATGTACAGGTCCGCGTCCAGCATGACCAGGATCACGTCGGCGCTGTGCATGGACTGCCACGCCGTCTGCAACAAAATCTTGTTCATGCGGCCGCGCTGCTGGTGGATGCCGGGGGTATCCATGAAGATGACCTGCGCGTCCGGCTCGGACAGGATGCCCACGATCTGGTTGCGGGTGGTCTGGGCGCGCGGGGTGACGATGGCCACCTTGTGGCCCAGCGCAGAGTTGAGCAGCGTGGACTTGCCCGCGTTGGGCGGCCCCAGCAGGGCAACCCAGCCGCAGCGATGTTCGGTCTTGGTCATTATATATGCTCCTTGCGGAAAAAAAGTCGTGTTCTCCGCCGCATGTTCCACAGCACGGGCCGTGCGTCAAGGAACGGCGGGAAAATTTGGCGGACGTGCGGGGTGCGGGCCGGTCAATGCCGGGCCAGTCACGAACCGGACGCCGGGCCGGGCGCGGGCCTGCTCCGGACTTGCTCCGAACCTGCTCCGATCAGGACGCAGGGCCGATGGCCGGACAGAATGTGACAAAGGAATATGGGGTGCGGACGCCCTGCCCGCGTCATCAACGAACGGGCATTTACGGGCGGCGACAGGCGACAACGGGCCTGCTCCGGATTTTCGCCGGGCATGGCGGAACAGGCCCCATACGCGGCTGGGCGC
Above is a window of Nitratidesulfovibrio sp. SRB-5 DNA encoding:
- the fliN gene encoding flagellar motor switch protein FliN, which gives rise to MSDGKDVDQDLLAAQWAAALEGEDDEDGGGKASSAVGGGEDDARLAEEWAKALASEEQTQLKKEKEQGFFASAAREAKFKDLTEEAKSPRPDSGRRELDFILDIPLDVSAELGRTRLLINELLQLGQGSVVELNKLAGEPLEVYVNGKLVARGEAVVINEKFGVRLTDIISPIERVKQLA
- the fliL gene encoding flagellar basal body-associated protein FliL, whose translation is MAEEAAPPKKKSGKLKWIILILLLLLLGGGGGGGAYWWFVMRPAAQNAEGAPEPAKAEGKADAKGGEAPARNAKVAKLPTFLVNLADPTGRRYLKLTMEVEVGSDATVKELEGQSAKVRDAVILLLSSKSYADLAPIESKLQLKNEVAERLNQILGGPKVLRVYITEMVIQ
- a CDS encoding flagellar motor protein MotB encodes the protein MADIPSVPPGLPRQASSPVPPHAPPHVHGPARRPRRAPAEDKPRQPWLLTYSDLVTLLLTFFVLLLSMSSMNRVTLSRIGSHFGEAGEQAPGVTGSVPERIRLLEPLLARPAQVFAHQREIKELLFPGAELPPGIDRSTLDKNLRILEHPEGVVLALTDDLLFAPGQWQLREASRPLLGMLAEVLEYVTADVAIAGHSDPHTEGVSALEQAAGTGGGAGTVTGDAIGYELAGRRALTVLEYFVQRKLDPARFSVAGYGPDRPSLAGQPPSPGAPGVPEASGEPDAAAGSSDPDRNRRVEILVKTTPRLGGY
- a CDS encoding flagellar motor protein MotB, with protein sequence MARNRRKPQPAGITQPPWLITYSDLMTLLLTFFVLLVAISVIDERRRVMAVGSVAGSFGQEQGTATLREPADGRPVPGIVPMGDAPPRGRDLTPLRDMLWEDAERDINYQENGYIQIFSINDEVLFRTGATELTERGAALLARIAPVLRGVEHPVLVAGHASPARDEEGILFRLRGDEKTLPTPWRLSLGRATAVYRRLADLGVPRGRMLIEAHGDTRPRFDNLTPEGRRANRRVDIVLDRRNAEWARRMESLKEGAPVRETFQYKGFRFDFAMPGGAGTGADSGPGSGQNPGQNPGPDSGRSGGGN
- a CDS encoding motility protein A, which codes for MDLATVLGILISFGLIGTALSMGGNPLFFVDSAALLIVLGGTLGAALVHYPLPVALRVLSITRKAFATRLHRIDLVIDQFMEFAHRARREGLLSLEPAVRNLDDPFLRKGLQLTIDGLEPDAIREIMESEIAALETRHSMGVDIFNALASYAPALGLVGTLIGLVQMLRSMNDPSAIGPAMAVALITTFYGVVLANLVFLPLAGKLRHRSKEEVQLMEMQLEGILAIARGENPRIILEKLSCYQPPRERRTS
- a CDS encoding YggS family pyridoxal phosphate-dependent enzyme — its product is MPHDIAAASAFLPPEAAQALLDRWAAVRARVDGAARAAGRDPAGVTLVAVSKYHPASSVAALAAAGQRDFGENYVQEALRKQAEVADMTGMGPDAAAGTMAAGGATPRWHFIGHLQSNKAKDVVGRFALLHTVDSETLARKLDQRLATLPAQGAGGVAPSQDILLQVNIGDEEQKSGVDPDDLPALADAVLALPRLRLLGLMCMPPIFDDGEASRPYFARLRELRDALSARVGLPLPHLSMGMSHDVEVAVAEGATIVRVGTDIFGPRPVRG
- the era gene encoding GTPase Era — translated: MTKTEHRCGWVALLGPPNAGKSTLLNSALGHKVAIVTPRAQTTRNQIVGILSEPDAQVIFMDTPGIHQQRGRMNKILLQTAWQSMHSADVILVMLDADLYIKKPDFLENDVKPLMDAVAAEERPVIVAVNKVDLFRDKSKMLPLFIELQKLWPKAEVFPVSALTRDGLPELVKLLKSKLPVAPAMYPEDQLSTLPVRFMAAEIVREKLFLALRQELPYSVAVEIEKWDEEEGRDLVTIHAVIYVGRPSHKSMVIGKAGATIKDLGTKARVDIQTLLEKKVHLELWVKVREGWTEDVGFLRSLGLADE